The window GATGAAATTCGAACGGGGTTGAAGCACAATATCTTCTCTTTTAACTGTGAATCGCTTCAGGAGCTTGAGGTGCTTAACGGGCTGGCTGAAAAAGAGGGACGCACAGCCAGTGTGTCAATTCGACTGAATCCAAATGTGGAAGCGAAAACGCATCGATACATCACCACAGGTCTCAATGAGAATAAGTTTGGTATTACAATCGAAAAGTTACCGATGCTATTTTCCATTCTGCCTGAACTGGATCATTTGAAACTGACGGGGATACATTTTCATATAGGATCGCAGATCACCGAGCTGAAACCATACTACGACCTTTGCGAAAAAGTTGAAATTGTTCAACGCCTTTTTGAAAAGGAGGGACACAAACTGCAGCACATAAATGTGGGTGGAGGATACGGCATTAATTATCTTGAACCGGATGCAGAACCCATTCCGGATTTTAAAGCATTCTTCCAGGTTTTTGAAGAGAATCTGACTCTTAGAAAGAATCAGCAGCTGCATTTTGAACTTGGAAGAAGTGTTGTTGGCCAGTGCGGGAGTCTTATATCGAGGGTACTCTATATCAAAGAAGGTCTTGAGACCAATTTTGCAGTACTTGATGCCGGGATGACTGAACTCATTCGGCCTGCTCTCTACCAGGCAATGCATCGTGTGGATTCGCTTACATCAAACATGTCACCAAAAATGTATGATGTAGTGGGCCCTATTTGCGAATCATCGGATACATTTCGTCAGGGAGTCTGGCTTCCGGAACTCAGGCGCGGCGATTTGGTGGCTATACGCAGTGCGGGCGCCTATGGGGAGGTAATGAGCAGCGGGTTTAATCTCAGGGAGAGGATTCGTTCATATTATTCGGATTTTGCAAAATCCA of the Rhodohalobacter mucosus genome contains:
- the lysA gene encoding diaminopimelate decarboxylase, whose protein sequence is MNYYLMFEPGLIEKFKELKTPFYYYDLELLKRTLQEVKVHGIDKGFHVHYAVKANFNVELLKIIRQSGMGVDCVSGPEIERAVETGFSPSQIAFAGVGKTDDEIRTGLKHNIFSFNCESLQELEVLNGLAEKEGRTASVSIRLNPNVEAKTHRYITTGLNENKFGITIEKLPMLFSILPELDHLKLTGIHFHIGSQITELKPYYDLCEKVEIVQRLFEKEGHKLQHINVGGGYGINYLEPDAEPIPDFKAFFQVFEENLTLRKNQQLHFELGRSVVGQCGSLISRVLYIKEGLETNFAVLDAGMTELIRPALYQAMHRVDSLTSNMSPKMYDVVGPICESSDTFRQGVWLPELRRGDLVAIRSAGAYGEVMSSGFNLRERIRSYYSDFAKSTL